From the genome of Anabaena sphaerica FACHB-251, one region includes:
- a CDS encoding DUF4359 domain-containing protein, giving the protein MKVSTMITSVGAAGIVVLGVTMAKTNPQQPQYEEYAAQKLTTYLKTDFCKKTPNFLQNLIQFNCDKLIDSANPQIREIIAATTKRQNYIVFSVYTTDLKIDNLIPGYKFETVGAFETFYTYKAEQQ; this is encoded by the coding sequence ATGAAAGTCTCGACTATGATTACATCTGTAGGCGCAGCCGGAATAGTTGTCTTAGGAGTGACAATGGCTAAGACAAATCCTCAACAGCCGCAATATGAAGAATATGCGGCGCAAAAACTGACAACTTACTTAAAAACCGATTTTTGCAAAAAAACACCGAATTTTTTGCAAAATCTGATACAATTTAATTGCGATAAGTTGATTGATTCAGCTAACCCGCAAATACGAGAAATTATTGCTGCAACTACAAAAAGACAGAATTATATTGTTTTCAGTGTTTATACTACTGATTTAAAAATTGATAATTTAATACCTGGTTATAAATTTGAAACAGTAGGAGCATTTGAAACCTTTTATACTTATAAAGCTGAACAGCAATAG
- a CDS encoding sucrose synthase, with the protein MSELLQTLLDSEEKIELRSFISDLRQQEKKYWLRNDISQVYSEYCARYDKSEHFRTTSNLGKLIYYTQEIIQEESSFCFIIRPKIASQEVYRVTEELDIIPMTVQELLDQRDRFVNKFHPQDGDLLELDLGPFYDYSPTIRDPKNIGKGVQFLNRYLSSKIFQDPKQWLDTLFNFLRLHQYNGVQLLINDRIQSQQQLSAQVKKAIALVSDRPQNEPYEQFRFELQMIGFEPGWGNTAERVRETLSILDELIDSPDPQPLEGFISRLPIIFKIVLVSAHGWFGQDGVLGRPDTGGQVVYVLDQAKSLEKQLQEDAMLAGLEGLNVQPKVIILTRLIPNSDGTLCNQRLEKVHGSENAWILRVPLREFNPNMTQNWISRFEFWPYLETFAVDAEKEILAELQGRPDLIVGNYSDGNLVAFLLSRRMKVTQCNIAHALEKSKYLFSNLYWQDLDDKYHFSLQFTADLIAMNAANFVISSTYQEIIGTNDSVGQYESYKCFTMPDLYHVVNGIELFSPKFNVVPPGVNENYYFPYTRTQDRVESDSLRLEEILFTLEDPSQIFGKLDEPSKRPLFSMARLDRIKNLTGLAECFGRSKDLQEHCNLILVAGKLRVEESGDNEERDEIVRLYHIIDEYNLHGKIRWLGVRLTKSDSGEIYRVIAERQGIFVQPALFEAFGLTVLEAMISGLPTFATQFGGPQEIIQDQVNGFYINPTNLEETADKILEFVTKCEHNPNYWSEISQQAIDRVYSTYTWKIHTTKLLSLARIYGFWNFSSKENREDLLRYLEALFYLIYKPRAQHLLEQHKYR; encoded by the coding sequence ATGTCTGAACTACTCCAAACATTACTGGACAGCGAAGAAAAAATTGAGCTTCGTTCTTTCATTAGTGACTTACGTCAACAAGAAAAGAAGTATTGGTTAAGGAACGATATAAGTCAGGTCTATAGTGAGTATTGTGCTAGATACGATAAATCTGAGCATTTCCGCACTACCTCAAATTTAGGCAAACTAATTTACTATACACAGGAAATTATTCAAGAAGAGTCAAGCTTCTGTTTTATTATCCGACCGAAGATTGCGAGTCAGGAAGTCTATCGTGTGACGGAAGAATTGGATATTATCCCGATGACAGTACAGGAGTTGTTGGATCAACGCGATCGCTTCGTCAACAAATTTCATCCCCAAGATGGCGATTTGTTAGAATTGGATTTGGGACCTTTTTATGATTACTCCCCGACGATCCGCGATCCGAAAAACATTGGAAAAGGAGTACAATTTCTCAACCGCTATCTATCTAGCAAAATATTCCAAGATCCAAAACAATGGCTAGACACGTTATTTAATTTTTTGCGCTTACACCAGTATAACGGTGTCCAATTGTTAATTAATGATCGCATTCAATCACAACAACAACTTTCTGCACAAGTTAAGAAAGCTATAGCTTTAGTGAGCGATCGCCCCCAAAATGAACCCTACGAACAATTCAGGTTTGAATTACAAATGATCGGTTTTGAGCCGGGTTGGGGTAATACTGCTGAACGTGTGCGCGAAACTTTAAGCATTCTAGATGAACTAATTGATTCTCCTGATCCTCAACCTCTAGAAGGTTTCATCTCTCGACTCCCGATTATTTTTAAAATTGTTTTAGTATCAGCCCACGGTTGGTTTGGACAAGATGGTGTTTTAGGTCGTCCCGATACTGGAGGACAAGTAGTTTATGTCCTTGACCAAGCGAAAAGTCTAGAAAAGCAGTTGCAAGAAGATGCAATGTTAGCTGGTTTAGAAGGCTTAAATGTCCAACCAAAAGTAATTATTCTCACTCGCTTAATTCCTAATAGTGATGGGACACTTTGCAACCAGCGTCTAGAAAAAGTGCATGGTTCAGAAAACGCCTGGATTTTGCGTGTACCCTTGCGGGAATTTAATCCTAACATGACTCAAAACTGGATTTCTCGATTTGAGTTTTGGCCTTATTTAGAAACCTTCGCCGTTGATGCAGAAAAAGAGATTTTAGCAGAACTTCAAGGTAGACCTGACTTAATTGTTGGTAATTATTCTGATGGTAACTTAGTGGCATTTTTACTATCGCGACGGATGAAAGTCACCCAGTGTAATATTGCCCATGCGTTGGAAAAATCTAAATACTTGTTTAGTAATCTCTACTGGCAAGATTTGGATGATAAATATCATTTTTCCTTGCAATTCACTGCTGACTTAATCGCCATGAACGCTGCTAACTTTGTCATTAGCAGCACTTACCAAGAAATTATTGGCACAAACGATAGTGTGGGACAATACGAGTCTTATAAATGTTTCACTATGCCAGATTTATATCATGTAGTGAATGGCATTGAATTATTTAGTCCCAAGTTTAATGTTGTCCCACCTGGGGTCAATGAAAATTACTATTTTCCCTACACACGGACTCAAGACAGAGTAGAAAGTGATAGTTTACGGCTAGAAGAAATTCTATTTACTCTGGAAGACCCGTCTCAAATCTTTGGTAAACTCGACGAACCTAGTAAGCGTCCGCTTTTTTCAATGGCTCGTCTTGACCGGATTAAAAATTTAACTGGGTTAGCAGAATGCTTTGGTAGAAGCAAAGATTTACAAGAGCATTGCAATTTAATTCTCGTAGCTGGTAAATTGCGTGTAGAAGAATCAGGTGATAACGAAGAACGAGATGAAATTGTCAGGCTCTATCACATAATTGATGAATATAATCTGCACGGTAAGATTCGCTGGTTAGGTGTGCGCTTAACCAAAAGTGATTCTGGAGAAATTTACCGCGTCATTGCTGAACGTCAAGGAATATTTGTGCAACCAGCTTTATTTGAAGCCTTTGGTTTGACAGTTTTAGAAGCGATGATTTCAGGATTACCAACTTTCGCTACCCAGTTTGGTGGACCACAGGAAATTATCCAGGATCAGGTGAATGGTTTTTACATTAACCCCACAAATTTAGAAGAAACAGCCGATAAAATTCTGGAATTTGTGACTAAGTGTGAGCATAATCCTAATTATTGGTCGGAAATTTCCCAGCAAGCAATTGACCGAGTTTACAGTACCTATACTTGGAAGATTCACACTACAAAGCTGCTATCGTTAGCACGGATTTATGGCTTCTGGAATTTTAGCTCCAAGGAGAATCGTGAAGATTTATTGCGTTACCTAGAGGCTTTATTCTATCTCATTTACAAACCCAGGGCGCAGCACCTATTAGAACAGCATAAATATCGCTAA
- a CDS encoding peptidoglycan-binding domain-containing protein: MTEIGLLMTGVLSTTQPNLPHLPEQRPFQTENGVQKSTNSQLSQLTSTSQITPPEFMTADARDKPKISVLANQRHKILTQIRQKHLSSISFELADAQDIPTKEQLLARYPAYNRQPMPTLRFGSAGMSVRIMQRLLVSNGYGIRVDGIFGPLTEAAIKAFQNQRNLLVDGVVGQRTWWELSI, from the coding sequence ATGACTGAAATTGGCCTGCTAATGACGGGCGTGTTAAGCACCACACAACCAAATTTGCCCCATTTGCCGGAGCAACGACCATTTCAAACGGAAAATGGCGTGCAGAAGTCAACAAATAGTCAGTTATCTCAGTTAACCTCTACTTCTCAAATCACACCACCTGAATTCATGACAGCAGATGCAAGGGACAAACCTAAAATCTCGGTACTGGCAAATCAGCGGCATAAGATATTAACACAAATTCGACAAAAGCACCTCTCCTCAATATCTTTTGAGTTAGCTGATGCTCAGGATATCCCTACAAAAGAGCAGCTATTAGCACGATACCCAGCATATAATAGACAACCCATGCCAACTCTACGTTTTGGCAGCGCAGGTATGTCTGTGAGAATTATGCAGCGGTTATTAGTGTCTAACGGCTATGGTATTCGAGTCGATGGCATATTTGGACCCCTGACCGAAGCAGCTATCAAAGCCTTTCAAAATCAACGCAATTTATTAGTAGATGGTGTTGTTGGTCAAAGAACTTGGTGGGAGTTGTCAATTTAA
- the cax gene encoding calcium/proton exchanger → MSAKNIIFLILLLFIPVSLAAHFLEWGDLIVFITAGLAILPLAAWMGTATEEIAVVVGPSLGGLLNATFGNATELIIALVALNAGLIDVVKASITGSIISNLLLVMGFSMLLGGLRYKEQTFQSVVARVNASSMNLAVIAILLPTAMNYTSIGISERTLQNLSLAVAVVLILVYGLTLLFSMKTHAYLYDVGVAEIEAETDAKIEEIAAEEKPNLWIWTGVLLVCTLLVALESELLVETLEVATSKLGLTALFTGVILLPIVGNAAEHATAVTVAMKNKMDLSLSVAVGSSMQIALFVAPVLVIAGRFLNQPMDLDFNPFELVAVAVSVLIANSISSDGKSNWLEGTLLLAAYTVLGFAFYFHPVVS, encoded by the coding sequence ATGTCAGCTAAAAACATTATTTTCCTGATTCTCTTACTTTTTATACCAGTTTCCTTAGCGGCTCACTTTTTAGAGTGGGGAGACTTGATAGTTTTCATCACCGCTGGACTAGCAATTCTTCCCCTCGCCGCTTGGATGGGTACAGCTACAGAAGAAATTGCTGTAGTAGTCGGTCCCTCATTAGGAGGGTTGTTAAATGCCACCTTTGGTAACGCAACAGAGCTAATTATTGCTTTAGTTGCCCTCAATGCTGGGTTAATAGATGTTGTCAAAGCCAGTATTACTGGATCAATTATCAGTAACTTACTCCTAGTTATGGGTTTTTCCATGTTGTTGGGCGGACTGCGCTACAAGGAACAAACGTTCCAATCAGTTGTGGCGCGGGTAAATGCTTCATCAATGAACTTGGCTGTAATTGCGATTTTGTTACCAACAGCAATGAACTACACATCTATAGGCATCAGTGAGAGAACATTGCAAAATCTCTCTCTTGCTGTTGCTGTAGTCTTAATTCTGGTTTACGGACTCACACTGCTATTTTCTATGAAAACTCATGCCTATTTATATGACGTGGGTGTAGCAGAGATAGAAGCAGAGACAGACGCAAAAATTGAGGAAATCGCCGCAGAAGAAAAACCAAATCTTTGGATTTGGACTGGTGTATTGCTGGTCTGTACTTTACTAGTTGCCTTAGAGTCAGAATTGCTGGTTGAAACTTTGGAAGTAGCCACATCCAAGTTAGGTTTGACAGCATTATTTACAGGGGTGATTTTGCTACCCATAGTCGGTAACGCCGCAGAACACGCTACAGCAGTCACTGTGGCTATGAAAAATAAGATGGATCTGTCTTTATCTGTGGCTGTGGGATCAAGTATGCAGATTGCCCTATTTGTCGCCCCCGTTTTAGTCATTGCTGGGCGGTTCCTGAATCAGCCTATGGATTTAGATTTCAATCCCTTTGAATTAGTAGCAGTAGCAGTATCAGTGTTAATTGCCAATAGCATTAGTTCTGATGGTAAGTCCAATTGGTTAGAAGGAACTTTACTTTTAGCTGCCTATACGGTTTTAGGTTTCGCTTTCTATTTCCATCCAGTTGTGAGTTAG